One genomic segment of Drosophila melanogaster chromosome 3R includes these proteins:
- the CG14605 gene encoding uncharacterized protein, isoform D — MSLTHGISLGWFSPTLPTLISDNSPIGHPIDISEVKWIGASFGIGCLICNMVICVPVSYFGIKKCMYFVPLPNILNWVLIYFASKSLYFYVCRVLLGISGGTLVVCFPVFIAEVSDNSVRGTLGSFFMMTLCSGITVGFVLVYCLSYHVLPCVVIFLPILYLCLIIPLPEPPQDLLKRGHEEKAEKSFCFYKNLSKDPAQQDDNKAEFDKLRNKVLASGIAEKITPADFFNKVSGKAFGLIAVLLLSNQMSGSFAIFNYSSTIFEQLGSRMEPNLCGIFLGVVQIFGLISAVLLVDRVGRRLLLIPSLAGMGLAELGVGLLKSFASQDFLHNNGWIALTLMGIVSFTASAGIVALTFVIIVELLPFKIRAPGISISMCGLSLSVFIALITYPVLINDYGVHVTMFVSASFCLLGLVVLGIFLPETRGKSITQ; from the exons ATGTCGTTGACTCATGGAATATCCCTAGGATGGTTCTCGCCCACTCTGCCCACTCTCATCTCCGACAACAGTCCAATTGGCCATCCAATTGACATCAGCGAGGTGAAGTG GATCGGTGCTTCTTTCGGAATTGGGTGTCTTATTTGTAATATGGTAATTTGCGTTCCAGTCTCGTATTTCGGAATTAAGAAGTGCATGTACTTTGTGCCCCTACCAAATATC CTTAATTGGGTCTTGATCTACTTCGCAAGCAAATCACTGTATTTTTATGTGTGTCGCGTCCTTTTGGGAATTTCTGGTGGCACTTTGGTAGTTTGCTTTCCTGTATTTATCGCGGAAGTATCTGATAATAG CGTTCGTGGAACTCTGGGCTCTTTTTTTATGATGACACTCTGTAGTGGCATAACAGTGGGATTTGTGTTAGTATATTGCCTATCCTACCATGTGCTTCCGTGCGTCGTCATTTTCCTGCCCATTCTATATTTGTGCCTCATCATTCCCCTTCCTGAGCCACCACAGGACCTACTGAAACGGGGTCATGAAGAAAAGGCCGAAAAGTCCTTTTGCTTTTACAAGAACTTATCGAAGGACCCAGCGCAACAGGACGATAATAAAGCTGAATTTGACAAATTGCGGAATAAAGTTCTCGCCAGCGGCATAGCTGAAAAGATTACTCCTGCTGATTTCT ttAACAAGGTCTCGGGAAAAGCATTTGGACTGATCGCCGTTTTACTGCTCTCCAATCAGATGTCGGGATCCTTTGCCATCTTCAACTATTCGTCGACCATCTTCGAACAGCTCGGTAGCAGGATGGAGCCCAATCTATGTGGCATATTTCTGGGTGTTGTGcaaatttttggtttgattagcGCCGTTTTGCTGGTGGACCGCGTGGGTCGTCGCCTCCTTTTGATCCCATCGCTGGCCGGAATGGGTTTGGCTGAGCTGGGAGTGGGTCTGCTAAAGTCCTTTGCTTCGCAGGACTTTTTACACAACAATGGTTGGATTGCACTTACCCTAATGGGCATTGTGTCCTTCACGGCGTCAGCGGGCATAGTGGCTCTTACCTTTGTCATTATAGTTGAGCTTCTGCCCTTTAAG ATTCGCGCCCCTGGCATCTCCATCAGTATGTGCGGACTCAGTTTATCCGTATTCATTGCCCTCATCACTTATCCCGTCCTGATCAACGATTATGGAGTGCATGTCACAATGTTTGTGTCGGCGAGTTTCTGTCTACTAGGTTTGGTAGTTCTGGGAATATTTTTGCCTGAGACCAGGGGCAAGAGCATTACCCAATGA
- the CG14605 gene encoding uncharacterized protein, isoform E, with the protein MSLTHGISLGWFSPTLPTLISDNSPIGHPIDISEVKWIGASFGIGCLICNMVICVPVSYFGIKKCMYFVPLPNILNWVLIYFASKSLYFYVCRVLLGISGGTLVVCFPVFIAEVSDNSVRGTLGSFFMMTLCSGITVGFVLVYCLSYHVLPCVVIFLPILYLCLIIPLPEPPQDLLKRGHEEKAEKSFCFYKNLSKDPAQQDDNKAEFDKLRNKVLASGIAEKITPADFYVGILCHLQLFVDHLRTAR; encoded by the exons ATGTCGTTGACTCATGGAATATCCCTAGGATGGTTCTCGCCCACTCTGCCCACTCTCATCTCCGACAACAGTCCAATTGGCCATCCAATTGACATCAGCGAGGTGAAGTG GATCGGTGCTTCTTTCGGAATTGGGTGTCTTATTTGTAATATGGTAATTTGCGTTCCAGTCTCGTATTTCGGAATTAAGAAGTGCATGTACTTTGTGCCCCTACCAAATATC CTTAATTGGGTCTTGATCTACTTCGCAAGCAAATCACTGTATTTTTATGTGTGTCGCGTCCTTTTGGGAATTTCTGGTGGCACTTTGGTAGTTTGCTTTCCTGTATTTATCGCGGAAGTATCTGATAATAG CGTTCGTGGAACTCTGGGCTCTTTTTTTATGATGACACTCTGTAGTGGCATAACAGTGGGATTTGTGTTAGTATATTGCCTATCCTACCATGTGCTTCCGTGCGTCGTCATTTTCCTGCCCATTCTATATTTGTGCCTCATCATTCCCCTTCCTGAGCCACCACAGGACCTACTGAAACGGGGTCATGAAGAAAAGGCCGAAAAGTCCTTTTGCTTTTACAAGAACTTATCGAAGGACCCAGCGCAACAGGACGATAATAAAGCTGAATTTGACAAATTGCGGAATAAAGTTCTCGCCAGCGGCATAGCTGAAAAGATTACTCCTGCTGATTTCT ATGTCGGGATCCTTTGCCATCTTCAACTATTCGTCGACCATCTTCGAACAGCTCGGTAG